The genomic region GTCTGCTCGGCGATCTGCTCGAAGGTCGGCTCTGACGTGATGGCGTACGGCGACATCGCCACCGGATACGTCCAGGTGGTCACCGCCTCGATGCGCGCACCGAGCAGCCGCGAAAGCCGGTCGGCCTGACGCAGCGCGACGATGGACTGTTCCGATCCGTCGACGCCCACGATGATCTTCGGTGTGTCGGAGCCGGCGGGGGTGGTCTCGGTTGTCTCGCTCATGACTCCAGCATGCGCCGCCCGTGCTGCACGCGCCACCACCGAGAAGGGTGAAGCGGCGTCAGGATCGAAGCTCGCCAGGCCGTCTTCGTCCTCGTCGTCCCAGTCGGTGTCGTCGACCCAGGGCGCGAGATCGATCTCGTTGCTCTCGGCATCGGCCAGCGTGTACCAGTGCGGTGCGAACTCCTCTGTCACGAGGTGTCCGCCCGCGGCGAGCGCGGCATCGATGCGAGCCTGTGCCAGGGCACGGGGCAGGGCGAGATCGACGTGGATGCGATTGCGCTGCGACCGCGGGGCATCCATCTGCTGGAACCAGAGGGGCGTTCCGATGCCGCGCGGGTCGCGGAGGCTCACCTCTCCGACGCGCTCGTAGCCCAGCACCGCCTGCCAGAACGGCAGCACGAGCGGGATGTCCATGGCATCGATCGCGAGTTTCGAGGTGTGCACCTGCGTGGCGTCTGCCGCGATTCCGAGTCGGCGCGCCGCATCCGAGATCTGCGCCGCGAGGGCGGCATCGCGCTCACTCAGGTCGGAGATCTCGTGCGTCATGATGCGCACGGTGACACCGGGATAGCGCAAGTCGACGTCGGGATGGTGGTTCGCGGCATCAGCAAGTCTGCCGATCTCGTGCACGAACTCGACGCCCTTGTCGAAAGAGCCGGTCGCGAAGTAGGCGGTGGCACCGCCGTAGACCCGGTGCCACGTGTCGCCGGGAACCAGCTCGTGAAATCGCTTGGTGGAGATGGCCTCGACCATGGTGCGCTCCTCGATGAGTCGACGGTGAATCGCTCGGCACGAACGGTTCTGCTCGAACCGCTCCGCCCGAACGCTTCATGCAAACACCGACCGCCGACACGATCAACTGGTGCGCCGCCCTCGTGCTGCGGCGATCGGCGATGGCAGGATGTGACCCATGACCGGCACCCTGCACATCACCGGCGATGCCGCGGCCGACGACCTGCTCTCGACCTCGCCGCTCGCGCTGCTCCTCGGCATGCTTCTCGATCAGCAGGTGGCGATGGAGACCGCGTTCAGCGGGCCGGAGAAGATCCGCGCGCGCATGGGCGCGCTCGACGCGGAGGCCATCGCCGACGCGAACCCGGAGGCATTCGCCGCGCTCTGCGCGACGCCGCCCGCCGTGCACAGGTACCCGAGCTCGATGGCCGCGCGCATCCAATCGGTCTGCCGGGCCGTCGTCGCGGACTGGGGCGGCGACGCCGCGGCGATCTGGACACAGGATGCCCCCGACGGCGCCCAGGTGCTGAAGCGGCTCAAGGCACTGCCCGGCTTCGGCGACCAGAAGGCGCGCATCTTCGTGGCGCTGCTCGGCAAACAGTACGGATACGACGGTGCGGGCTGGCGGAACGCCGCCGGTCCCTATGGCGAGGCCGGATCGTTCCGGTCGGTCGCCGACATCGTCGATGCGACGTCCCTCGCGAAGGTGCGCGAGACGAAGAAGGCAGTCAAGGCCGCGGCGAAGGCCGCCCGATCGACCGGAGAGTCATGATGAGCAGCACGCCAGAAAACAAGGACAACGCGATGGTCGGCTTCCTCAAGCGACGCTGGCTGGCCATCGTGCTGGTCGTGCTGCTGGTCATCGTGGCCATTCAGAACGGCGTCGCCGACGAGAAGTCGACCATCTTCCTGCTGTTCTGGCAGGTGCAGTGGCCCACGTGGGTGCTCGTGCTCGTCATCTTCGTGGTGGGCGGTGTCGTGGGTTGGGTGTTCGCGCGCAACCGGGCAGCGCGCAGAGCGCGCCGCTGACGCGCATCCGACGCTGACACCCCGGGCGCGCTCGCGCCCTCGCCGTCGTCGAGAAGTCGAAAAACGCGCTTACGGCAGCCGTCGTGTCGCGTTTTTCGACTTCTCGTCGGGGCGACGGCCGTGGGGCGACGGCCGTGGGATGACCCGCGAGCGCACGGAGCGGGGGGATGTCAGGCTGAGAGCATGGCGACCTCCACCTACGTACCTCGCGACGACCGTTACGACAGCATGCTCTACCGACGCACCGGCGCCAGCGGGCTCGACCTGCCCGCCCTCTCGCTCGGACTCTGGCACAACTTCGGCGACGACCGCCCCATCCAGACCCAGCGCGACATCGTGCACCGCGCGTTCGACCTCGGCATCACGCACTTCGATCTGGCGAACAACTACGGTCCGCCGTACGGCGCCGCCGAGACCAACTTCGGGCGCATCCTGCGCGACGACCTGCTGCCGTACCGCGATGAGCTCGTCATCTCGACCAAGGCCGGCTGGGACATGTGGCCCGGCCCGTACGGCCAGGGCGGCGGAAGCCGCAAGTATGTGCTCGCCAGCCTCGACCAGTCGCTGAAGCGCATGGGCGTCGACTATGTCGACATCTTCTACTCGCACCGACCCGATCCGAGCACCCCGCTCGAGGAGACGATGGCGGCACTCGACCACGCGGTGCGCAGCGGCAAGGCGCTGTATGTGGGCATCTCGTCGTACAGCGCGGCGGAGACGAGGCGGGCGGCGGGCATCCTCGCCGAGCTGGGCACTCCGCTGCTCATCCACCAGCCGTCGTATTCCATGCTCAACCGCTGGATCGAGGAGGAGGGGCTGTTGGATGCCGCGGCGGAGCTCGGCGTCGGCGTGATCGGCTTCACCGCCCTGGCGCAGGGCATGCTCACAGGGAAGTATCTGAACGGCATCCCCTCGGGCTCGCGGGCCGCAGAGGGCTCCTCGCTGTCGACCGACCTGCTGACGGATGCCGCGCTCGGCCACATTCGCGCCCTCGCCGACATCGCGCAGTCGCGCGGCCAGACGCTGGCGCAGCTCGCACTCGCGTGGGCACTGCGGGACGAGCGGGTGACCTCCCTCGTCATCGGTGCGAGCAGCGTGTCCCAGCTCGAGGAGAACGTCGCGGCGCTCGGTCGCCTCGGCTTCGACGACGACGA from Humibacter ginsenosidimutans harbors:
- the mgrA gene encoding L-glyceraldehyde 3-phosphate reductase, which gives rise to MATSTYVPRDDRYDSMLYRRTGASGLDLPALSLGLWHNFGDDRPIQTQRDIVHRAFDLGITHFDLANNYGPPYGAAETNFGRILRDDLLPYRDELVISTKAGWDMWPGPYGQGGGSRKYVLASLDQSLKRMGVDYVDIFYSHRPDPSTPLEETMAALDHAVRSGKALYVGISSYSAAETRRAAGILAELGTPLLIHQPSYSMLNRWIEEEGLLDAAAELGVGVIGFTALAQGMLTGKYLNGIPSGSRAAEGSSLSTDLLTDAALGHIRALADIAQSRGQTLAQLALAWALRDERVTSLVIGASSVSQLEENVAALGRLGFDDDELAAIDGHAVDAGVDLWAAARRGELG
- a CDS encoding universal stress protein yields the protein MVEAISTKRFHELVPGDTWHRVYGGATAYFATGSFDKGVEFVHEIGRLADAANHHPDVDLRYPGVTVRIMTHEISDLSERDAALAAQISDAARRLGIAADATQVHTSKLAIDAMDIPLVLPFWQAVLGYERVGEVSLRDPRGIGTPLWFQQMDAPRSQRNRIHVDLALPRALAQARIDAALAAGGHLVTEEFAPHWYTLADAESNEIDLAPWVDDTDWDDEDEDGLASFDPDAASPFSVVARAARAAHAGVMSETTETTPAGSDTPKIIVGVDGSEQSIVALRQADRLSRLLGARIEAVTTWTYPVAMSPYAITSEPTFEQIAEQTLDESLTEAYGSDRPALLTTVVQHGHPAQVLIERSTGAEMLVLGSRGRGGFKGLLLGSVSSECASHANCPVLIVR
- a CDS encoding HhH-GPD-type base excision DNA repair protein produces the protein MTGTLHITGDAAADDLLSTSPLALLLGMLLDQQVAMETAFSGPEKIRARMGALDAEAIADANPEAFAALCATPPAVHRYPSSMAARIQSVCRAVVADWGGDAAAIWTQDAPDGAQVLKRLKALPGFGDQKARIFVALLGKQYGYDGAGWRNAAGPYGEAGSFRSVADIVDATSLAKVRETKKAVKAAAKAARSTGES
- a CDS encoding lipopolysaccharide assembly protein LapA domain-containing protein, which encodes MMSSTPENKDNAMVGFLKRRWLAIVLVVLLVIVAIQNGVADEKSTIFLLFWQVQWPTWVLVLVIFVVGGVVGWVFARNRAARRARR